In Luteitalea sp. TBR-22, one genomic interval encodes:
- a CDS encoding PEP-CTERM sorting domain-containing protein: MPALFRLLASAPVASMALAATLLTAAPARASVIYTYTGAAYAFVSGGGQATPADLYTIDDRVTGTIELAAPLAANLSFQNVTPTAFSFFDGVGSIDDTNATLTQFVVATNGDGAIVEWLVTVEAFAALTDGGTWGKMTFNRTGGLFGTSVSHAQCGVGSSAFGCALGVAGAYYQEASGGGPGQWRQEDVAVPEPTSLVLVGAALAGFTARRRASRTR, translated from the coding sequence ATGCCCGCTCTGTTCCGCCTGCTCGCCAGCGCGCCCGTCGCGTCGATGGCGCTCGCCGCGACCCTGCTCACCGCTGCCCCCGCGCGCGCGTCGGTGATCTACACGTACACGGGCGCCGCGTACGCGTTCGTGAGCGGGGGCGGGCAGGCGACCCCCGCCGACCTGTACACGATTGACGATCGCGTGACCGGCACCATCGAGCTGGCGGCACCGCTCGCGGCGAACCTGTCCTTCCAGAACGTTACCCCGACCGCCTTCTCGTTCTTCGACGGGGTCGGGAGCATCGACGACACCAACGCCACACTCACGCAGTTCGTGGTGGCTACCAACGGCGACGGGGCCATCGTCGAATGGCTCGTCACGGTGGAGGCCTTTGCAGCCCTGACCGACGGCGGCACCTGGGGGAAGATGACGTTCAACAGGACCGGCGGCCTGTTCGGTACCAGCGTGTCGCACGCGCAGTGCGGCGTCGGATCGTCGGCATTCGGCTGTGCACTCGGCGTTGCCGGCGCCTACTACCAGGAAGCCAGTGGGGGCGGCCCTGGCCAGTGGCGGCAGGAAGACGTCGCGGTGCCGGAGCCGACGTCACTGGTGCTCGTCGGCGCGGCGCTCGCCGGATTCACCGCCCGCCGCCGCGCCTCCCGCACGCGCTGA